The following is a genomic window from Clostridium sp..
TGCTTCATTTATTTCAGAATAAATAAAATTTAACTTAATAGCTTCTTTCCCTGATTTTCTAATAACTTGAAACTTTATAGTTTGATAGAACTCATATTCCTTATCTAGTTTATATTCTACATTTTCAATATTTTTATTTTCCAAGCACTTATCTATAATATCATTCACCCAAGTTATAATTAATTCATTACTAGCTAACCACTGCTCATGTGTTTCCTTTTTAGCCTTTTCTAAAGTTTTATCCATGATATTCATAATAGAATCGTCAAAATATCTATCTGCATTAAGTATATTTTTTACGTAAAACTCTTTTATAATATATAAAGTGTCATTAAGAGTAATTAAAATCTTGTACCACTCATAAACTGATGTATATCCTAAATGAGTGAGTGTATTTCTGTATTGTGCTAATTTATCCAATGTTTTATACTGCCTATTTGTAATATTTTCTTTAAATATTTTATTAATTAAGCTGATACACTTATTATAATCTATTGTTTTATAATCATTTTCCCTAAAAGTAGCATGGTATGATAGTCCTGCTTTTTTTCTTCCTTTAATATACTGATTATGAAGCATCCTACAAACGGCTTCGTCACTTTCAATATCTACCTTAAATATCAAAAATTCATTAATGTCTGAAAGAATTTTTTTAGTAAATAGTTCTATTGAATTATGTATTGCTATTACTGAAAATTTAAGATTACCATAGTGATCTACAGAAATATCTAAACTATTAAGATTATCTAAAAATTTGTTGTAAAAATCTAATCCCACTTTTAATGAATTAATCCCATTATCCATTATATGAAGTTCCATATTATCCCCCACCATATTATTATTCTTTATAAGTTAAATTGTACCATAATAATTAAAAACAAAAAATTAATATTGAGAGAAAAATTATGTTCTTCAATCTATTTTGTTTTGCTTTTAAATTTCTTACTTCTAAAAGCACTGTTGCCATCTAGCTTACTAAGTAATTGATTTCTTGCATCTTTATACCTATCTCCTATAAATCCAAGCCTTAAAAGCCAGGTTCTGAAGGTGTATTTCTCATTATCTGTTTGCCTTTCCTTCGGAGAAGAATGTTTAAACTTCTTTGAACTTTCATTAAGTGCCTCAGCAAATTGGGCAGCAATTTCAGCATTCTCAAAACCTTCTATAAATTTAAATTCTAAAGTTTCCTTTTCAAAATTGAAACTAATACCCGGACACTTTTCTACTCCAATTTCTAAAGCTGCTGTTTTAAAATCTTCAATACTTACAAGCCTTACATTGTTTATGCCATCTACAAATTCTCCTGTAACAATATCCGTTTCAATTGCTAGTGCCTTTTTTATAAGGGTCTGCTTGCTATTTATCATATTTATTAAATTTCTTAATGTAATCCCCGTATGCCCATCCATTGGAAAAGTTAATTCTGTGGCTATGTTTTTTTCCTTTATTGGTTCTTCCTTAAAATTATTTAACAATTCTTCAAGTTTCACTTCTATGCCTTCTGAATTTTTAATCCCACCTTCTTTATCAACAGTTATAATTCCTTGTGGTGATTTAATTTGGTAAGCAAAACTCGGTACTCCCATATATTCCGGTTTCACCCCAAAATGCTCACCTAATATTTTTACAGTTTCTTTCCTTTCCAAATCAATTACCTCCTGTGCTTTTTTGTTATTACATTAATCACTCTAAAGCACAGATATATCAAGTTATTTATAAATGTTTATTTCCTTTGAATAAAGGCTAATATGAGTACCAAGGCGGTGATATCAATGAAAAAATCAAGTTTCATAAGAATAGATACCCTTATAACTATTTCAGCAATTATGATTTTTATATTAGCAGCAGTTAAATTTATGCACTAAAAAAAGCCCCTGCAGGCTTTTTACTTTTCTATGGCTGTGTATCTTGGGTATGTATATCCTTCTGAATCTGCCAGAATGCTCTTATTTGTTTTTATATTTTTTACTCTTATGCATCTCAATTCACCCTTTTCGTTGCAGCCGCCATCTTCTTCTGATATCCATGTTTGATCCTTCCAAAACTCTTTTACAAATTGCTCAAATTCAGCATCACTCAATTCTATTTCTTTTATAACTTCATAAGCTGTTCCTTTCATTCCATCTTTTTTAGCTTCTTTTGTAAATTCCTCAAGTTCCCTTAAATTCAAAACCTTTCTCCCAAATAATGCTTTCATTTTGTTTTCCTCCATGTGCTTTTTTGTTATACTATATATCACTCTAAAGCACAGTAATGGCAAGTGTTTCATTCAACTTTAAATACATTTTTATATTCTATCTTTTTGCCATCTCTAATTAGAAAAACTCCTTCATCTCCAGCATTTTCTATATATCTTTCTACAATAACATCACAATATTTTTCATCAAGCTCTACTGCATAACATATCCTGTCTGTTTGTTCACAGGCAATTAAAGTAGAACCACTTCCTGCAAAAGGCTCGAATACTATACAGTTTGTCATGCTGCTATTCTTAATTGGATATGCTATTAATGGTACTGGCTTCATTGTTGGATGATCCGGACTTTTGCTCGGTCTATCAAAATTCCACACAGTAGTCTGTTTTCTATCTGAATACCATCTATGCTTCCCCGTTGGTTTCCATCCATAAAGTACAGGCTCATGCTGGAATTGATAATCACTTCTTCCTAAAACCAATGACTGCTTTACCCAAACACATACACTTGAAAGATGAAAGCCAGCTTCTTTAAAAGCCTTTCTAAAGTTCAATCCTTCTGTATCCGCATGGAAAATATACACTCCTGCACCATCATCCAATACTGAATAGATATTTTTAAAAGCAGCCAATAAAAATTCATGGAAACTCTTATCATCCATGCTGTCATTTTTTATAACTCTCTCATTTTCTTTTCCTGCTGAATAATTAACGTTGTAAGGTGGATCGGTAACGCATAGATTAGCTTTCTTTCCATTCATAAGCTTTTCAACATCAGAAGTTTTAGTGCTGTCACCACATATTAACCTGTGTTTTCCTAATATCCACAGATCACCTGCTCTTGTTATGGGTTCTTCTATTTCTTCAAGAGCTTTATCTGCATCAAAGTCATCATCCTTAACTTCTTTATCATGAACTTTTGAAAATAAATTTTCTATTTCAGCGGCATCAAAGCCTGTAAGAGAAATATCAAACATTGATTTATCAAGATCCTCTAAAATATCAGCTAACTTTGGCATATCCCATTCTCCACTTACTTTATTAAGAGCTACATTCAATGCCTTCTCCTCATCTGGACTTATATCAACGACTACACATTCAATTTCCTTCGCACCTTCATGTTTTAAAACTTTAAACCTTTGATGTCCCCCCACAATATTTCCTGTTTTCTTATTCCAAATTACAGGTTCTACATATCCGAAGGTTTCAATTGATCTTTTAAGTTTTTCATATTCAGGATCTCCCGGCTTTAAATCTTTTCTTGGATTATATTTAGCTGGATTAAGTTTTTCAACAGCTATCTTCTGAATGTCCAAATTATCACCTTCCTTAAGAGCAAATAGAAAACACCTTAAAAAGTATATTTTTCATTTAACTTCTTAAGGTGCAAAACCTTCTGTAATTCCTTTAAAATTCAGCATTTTTATATTTAATTTTTAGCCTATACCCCCCTATGGAATTTTGCGATTTTTCACAGGTCGGGGGCCACCCGGCCTTTCCGGCATAACTTCAGAGGAAATTATACCCCCTACCTCTTCAAAAAAGTTATCAACAAGTTGTTCACAGGTTATTGACAGGTTTCTGTTGATAACTTAATAAGAATAAACTTTATTCTTATTTCCAAACCTACCATCTTCCTTTGCAGTCTTAACATCATGATGATGCTTGCATAAAGACTGCCAGTTGCTCTCATCCCAGAAAAGTTCTCCATTACCTTTGTGAGGTATAACATGATCTACTACTTCTGCGGCAGTAATTACTCCTTGTTTCTTACATTCTTTACAGAGAGGATGCTCTTTTAAAAATTGTTTTCTAATCTTTCTCCACCTGCTGTTGTAGAGTTTCTTAAAAGGTCTGCTTGTTTTGTTGTACTTACTTTCTATTTCTTTTTGATGCTTGCTGCAGTATCTTTCACTTGTAAGTTCAGGGCATCCTTGATAACTGCAAGGTCTAGCTGGTTT
Proteins encoded in this region:
- a CDS encoding virulence-related protein; translation: MERKETVKILGEHFGVKPEYMGVPSFAYQIKSPQGIITVDKEGGIKNSEGIEVKLEELLNNFKEEPIKEKNIATELTFPMDGHTGITLRNLINMINSKQTLIKKALAIETDIVTGEFVDGINNVRLVSIEDFKTAALEIGVEKCPGISFNFEKETLEFKFIEGFENAEIAAQFAEALNESSKKFKHSSPKERQTDNEKYTFRTWLLRLGFIGDRYKDARNQLLSKLDGNSAFRSKKFKSKTK
- a CDS encoding site-specific DNA-methyltransferase, with product MDIQKIAVEKLNPAKYNPRKDLKPGDPEYEKLKRSIETFGYVEPVIWNKKTGNIVGGHQRFKVLKHEGAKEIECVVVDISPDEEKALNVALNKVSGEWDMPKLADILEDLDKSMFDISLTGFDAAEIENLFSKVHDKEVKDDDFDADKALEEIEEPITRAGDLWILGKHRLICGDSTKTSDVEKLMNGKKANLCVTDPPYNVNYSAGKENERVIKNDSMDDKSFHEFLLAAFKNIYSVLDDGAGVYIFHADTEGLNFRKAFKEAGFHLSSVCVWVKQSLVLGRSDYQFQHEPVLYGWKPTGKHRWYSDRKQTTVWNFDRPSKSPDHPTMKPVPLIAYPIKNSSMTNCIVFEPFAGSGSTLIACEQTDRICYAVELDEKYCDVIVERYIENAGDEGVFLIRDGKKIEYKNVFKVE
- a CDS encoding HNH endonuclease, producing the protein MPRKPARPCSYQGCPELTSERYCSKHQKEIESKYNKTSRPFKKLYNSRWRKIRKQFLKEHPLCKECKKQGVITAAEVVDHVIPHKGNGELFWDESNWQSLCKHHHDVKTAKEDGRFGNKNKVYSY